The region AGTTCAGGATCAAGTGCTGATGTAATCTCATCAAACAACATATACTCAGCTTTCATAGCAAGTGCTCTTGCTATTGCTAATCTTTGTTGCTGACCACCTGACATTCTAGTTGGATATTCATCTAGTTTTGTTCGAAGCCCTACTCTTTCAAGCTGGTCTTTAGCTATATACCTAGCTTCTTCATAAGACATTCCTAAAACTTTCATAGGAGCTAACATTACATTTTCAAGAACAGTTAAATGGGGGAAAGAGTTCCATTGTTGGAAAACCATACCAATCTTTTGTCTTAATCTATTTTTATCAGTTTTTTTATCATGAACAGAAATTCCATCAACAATAATCTCTCCAGCTTGAATATTTTCAATAGCATTAATACAATATAGCATAGTAGATTTACCAGACCCAGAACCTCCAATTACAGAAAGAACTTCACCTTTTTGTACTGTTAAATCAATCCCTTTTAAAACTTCTAAATCACCAAATGATTTATGTACACCTTTTAATTCTATCATACTTTTAACTTCCTTTCTAAATTTGCTGCATATAATGAAATTGGATATGAGATAATAAAATAAAATATTCCAACACCAATCAATAGCAATAAAGCTTCTTGTGTTTTTGAAATCATCTCTTGAGTTGATCTTAATAACTCCATATATCCTATAACTGAAACTAGTGCTGAATCTTTTATAACTGATAAAACAATATTGATCCAAGCTGGAAAAACTGTTCTTAAACCTAAAGGGAAAACTATATAAATATAATCTTGCCAAAAACTCATACCTAAAGATCTAGCAGCTCTTCTTGTAGTACTTGGTACAGAGTCAATACCTGCTCTAGCAACTTCAGTAACAAACCCTGAAGTATAAGTAGATAAAACAATTGCTCCAACCCAGAATACTGAAATATCAATCTCTAAAATACCCATTAATGAATAAAATAAAATAAATTGAATAATTAATGGTACAGATTTTAAAATATCCAAAAATCCATCTAAAATAAAATTTACATACATATTTGAATTACTTTTAATAAAACCAAAAATCAAACCAAAAAATGTTCCTATAGTAATTGAAACTACTGAAATCATTATTGTTCTGATCAAACCATCAAAAATAAAACTTAAATCATATACAGTTATAGTAGATACTCTAACAGCATCAATAAATTCATAAGCTAAGTATAATCCAACTAATGAATAAATTAATTTTTTTAATTGTTGATTACTCATTATATATCCCCTTTAAATAACTTATATCCAACTAATCGAGAACCAAGAAGAATGATTTTTGCCATAACAAAATACATTCCAGCAGTTACTAAATAAAACTCAAATGTTCTAAAAGACAAAGACTGTAACTGGTCTGTTTTTCCTGTAAGTTCTAGCATTCCTACAAGTGTTCCTAAAGATGTCATCAACAATGACCAAATCATCTGATTTGTAATTGGATGATAAACTTTTCTTAAAACTTGAGGTACAATAACATATCTATATGCTTGAAACTTATTCATACCAAGTGACCTTGAAGCTGACATTTGAGTAGTTGCAATAGATGCAAATCCTCCCCTTAATGTTTCAGCTAAATATCCTGCATTGTTAAAAGTTAAAGCAGCTAATACAGCAACATAAGGACTTAAATGAATACCAAAGCTACCTAATCCAAAATAGGCCATATATATTTGAAAAAGAGCAGGAGTATTTCTAGCTATTTCAATCCAAAGAACACTTGGTGTTCTTAAAAACTCATTATCTGAATCTTTTCCTAAAGATAAAAATATCCCTATAACTAGTCCTAAAACCATAGAGATAATTGCAACTTGAAGTGTTACAAATGCTGCACTCAACATCTCTGGAAATACATTCCAAACTGTAATCCAATGAAAACTATATTCAAAATCAAACATTATCAATCCTTACATTGATGTATTATTCAGAAGCAAAGCTTCCGAATAATTAATAATAAATTCCATTGACAGTTAAGTCTCTAAGTGGTGAATTACCAAAATATTTTTTGTTTAGCTCTTCATATCTTCCTGTTCTTACTTGTTGGTGAACAAAAAGATTTAAATAATTAATAAATCCATACTCATCTCTTTTTGTAATAAGTGAAACATAATCGTTATAATTAGGGATAAATGGCCCTGCTTCATAATCTTTAAATTTGTCAAGTTTTAATAACTCAGTAATTGTTGTATCACTAGAAATAATAACATCAGCTTTTCCTTGTAATAAAGCTAAGTGTGCATCATTTTCTGATTTAGATGAAAAATAGTTTGATTTATCAAATTCAAGTTTTTCTGCATTTTTAAGAAATTCTGTTTCAGATACAGTACTTAAAGCAGCACTTACTTTTTTACCTTTGATATCTTCAAAAGTTTTAATACCTGAACCTTTTTTTATCATTGCTTGTTGTTTAAATACAAAATAAGGTATTGTAAACCCAACTGATTGAGCTCTTTTTAAAGTATCAGATGTTGAACCAATAACAACATCAACTTTTCCTGATGTAATTGCAGGAACTCTTTGAGCAAATGACATAGATTTTAATTCTAATTTAACGCCTAAAGCACTTGCTAAATCACCACAATAATCCACATCAAATCCTGCTGGATTGTTTTTTACATCTCTATAACCCATTGGTGGGAAATCTAAAACAACACCACATTTTAATTTACCTTTTTCAAGAACCTTATCTAATAAATCCGCATTTGCACTTGCTCCTAGAGCTATAACTGAAGTAGCTACAAGAGCTAATTTTTTAATTAATTTCATAATCTTCCTTTTTTTATTTTGATTTTAAAGCTTTCTTCTTTTTGCATACATGTATTATATTTTCTATTACAGTACCCTCCTTAATCAAAATCTATAAAGATTCATCTTCTCAATATCTAAATCTGGCTTTTCTTCATTTATCAATGATGTAACAATTTTCCCTGTTGCAGGGCCAAGTGATATACCAATCATTGCGTGTCCTGTCGCAATAATCAAGTTTGACAACTCTTTACTTCTTCCAATATATGGAATTCCATCTGGAGAACAAGGTCTTAATCCTGCCCATAAATCATCCATTTGATTCTCTTTAATATCTAATCCATTTATATAATTGTTTGAAGCATTTCTGATATTATTAACTCTTCTTTGAACAATTGATTTATCTTCACCACAAATCATCATCGTCCCAGCAAAATTAACATAAGAATCATATGGTGTTATTGCAACTTTCTCTTCAGCTAATATCATAGGTGTTGTAAAATTTAAAGCATCATTCTTATCAACTTTGAAAGAAAAACCTTTTCCACCTTGCATAGGGATATTAAGATTGAATTTTTTAGCAATATTTGATGTATAGACACCTGCTGTAAAAATAAACTCATCTGCATAGTAAACATTATTATTGTTATCAACAATTGAATCTATTTTTACATTAGAGATGTTTATATCTTTGATAGTGCAGTCTTCTTTAAAAACAACACCCTCTTTTTCCAAATAATTTTTTATAGCAATAATCAAATCATATGGCTGAACTCTTCCATCATCTTCATAATAAGCTGCTCCTAGAACATCAAAAGATGCATTCGGCTCAAGCTGTTTTAAATCATCTTGATTTAATATTCTTCCTTTTAGACCTAATTCATTAGCTTCTTTTATTAAATGCTCTTCCTCTTTTAATGTTTTTTCTTCTTTACATAACATCAAAAGACCTGTATTTTTGTAATCAAAATCAAAATCTGTACTATTCATTAAATCTTTATATAAAGATGTACTGTAAAGACTGATATCTCTTAAAAAATATTTATTATTTTCTACATTCTTTTTTGTACAAAAAGAGTTAAATCTAATAATCCATTTAATTAAATCCATGTCAAATCTAGGTTTTAAAAAGAATGGTGAATTAGGATTTAACATCCATTTTAAACCCTTTTTTAATACACCTGGAT is a window of Halarcobacter sp. DNA encoding:
- a CDS encoding amino acid ABC transporter ATP-binding protein; the encoded protein is MIELKGVHKSFGDLEVLKGIDLTVQKGEVLSVIGGSGSGKSTMLYCINAIENIQAGEIIVDGISVHDKKTDKNRLRQKIGMVFQQWNSFPHLTVLENVMLAPMKVLGMSYEEARYIAKDQLERVGLRTKLDEYPTRMSGGQQQRLAIARALAMKAEYMLFDEITSALDPELVGEVLDTLRLLRDEGMTMICVTHEIAFAREVSDRIAFFHKGLIEEIGTPEQVIGNPQKERTQQFLSKVLH
- a CDS encoding amino acid ABC transporter permease, with protein sequence MSNQQLKKLIYSLVGLYLAYEFIDAVRVSTITVYDLSFIFDGLIRTIMISVVSITIGTFFGLIFGFIKSNSNMYVNFILDGFLDILKSVPLIIQFILFYSLMGILEIDISVFWVGAIVLSTYTSGFVTEVARAGIDSVPSTTRRAARSLGMSFWQDYIYIVFPLGLRTVFPAWINIVLSVIKDSALVSVIGYMELLRSTQEMISKTQEALLLLIGVGIFYFIISYPISLYAANLERKLKV
- a CDS encoding amino acid ABC transporter permease, giving the protein MFDFEYSFHWITVWNVFPEMLSAAFVTLQVAIISMVLGLVIGIFLSLGKDSDNEFLRTPSVLWIEIARNTPALFQIYMAYFGLGSFGIHLSPYVAVLAALTFNNAGYLAETLRGGFASIATTQMSASRSLGMNKFQAYRYVIVPQVLRKVYHPITNQMIWSLLMTSLGTLVGMLELTGKTDQLQSLSFRTFEFYLVTAGMYFVMAKIILLGSRLVGYKLFKGDI
- a CDS encoding transporter substrate-binding domain-containing protein, translating into MKLIKKLALVATSVIALGASANADLLDKVLEKGKLKCGVVLDFPPMGYRDVKNNPAGFDVDYCGDLASALGVKLELKSMSFAQRVPAITSGKVDVVIGSTSDTLKRAQSVGFTIPYFVFKQQAMIKKGSGIKTFEDIKGKKVSAALSTVSETEFLKNAEKLEFDKSNYFSSKSENDAHLALLQGKADVIISSDTTITELLKLDKFKDYEAGPFIPNYNDYVSLITKRDEYGFINYLNLFVHQQVRTGRYEELNKKYFGNSPLRDLTVNGIYY
- a CDS encoding FAD-dependent oxidoreductase; this translates as MKNIAIIGGGISGLFSAYFLHKSGYKVSVYESSKIGVECSYGNAGLTVPSHFEALANPGVLKKGLKWMLNPNSPFFLKPRFDMDLIKWIIRFNSFCTKKNVENNKYFLRDISLYSTSLYKDLMNSTDFDFDYKNTGLLMLCKEEKTLKEEEHLIKEANELGLKGRILNQDDLKQLEPNASFDVLGAAYYEDDGRVQPYDLIIAIKNYLEKEGVVFKEDCTIKDINISNVKIDSIVDNNNNVYYADEFIFTAGVYTSNIAKKFNLNIPMQGGKGFSFKVDKNDALNFTTPMILAEEKVAITPYDSYVNFAGTMMICGEDKSIVQRRVNNIRNASNNYINGLDIKENQMDDLWAGLRPCSPDGIPYIGRSKELSNLIIATGHAMIGISLGPATGKIVTSLINEEKPDLDIEKMNLYRF